From Candidatus Baltobacteraceae bacterium:
CGATCAAGAGCTGCGCAAGGATCGCATCGGCACGTGCATACGTGATACCGATGTCGCCCTCGTCGGTTTGGTCCGCTTCCAGATCCGCACTCGGCGCCTTGTCGACCAGGCGCTGGGGCACACCGAGATACCGCGCCAACGCCCAGACCTGCGTTTTGAACAGGTCACCAAGCGGATTGACCGGCGGCGTGTCATCGGCGTGCCAGGTGAAATAGCCGAGAAGCCGTTCCGTCTTGTTTCCGGTACCGATCGGCAGCGCGTCCAGCTTGGCGGACTGATCGAAGAGCACGACCATGCGGGTGCGTGCCATCACGTTACCCCGCCGGCGCGCGTCCGCTTCAGGTTCGAATTGCAGATAGCCGTCGACCGCGGCCGTGATCTCGATTGTCCGCGCGTTGATGCCGAGGTCGTCGATCACGAGCTGCGCGTCGGCCAAGCTCTCGGGGCTCGACGTTTTGTACGGCAAGCGCATCGCGTACACGTTCTCGGCGCCGAGCGCCCGCGCGCAAAGATACGCCGTGACCGCGGAGTCGACACCGCCCGAAAGCCCGACCACGGCGCGGCCGATGCCGCGGCGCTCGATCATCTCATCGCGCAGAAACGCGACCAGCCAGCGCGCGGCCACCTCGGGGTTGATCGAGGGCGGCAGCTGCAGCGCATCGGTCGTCGCGCGCACGACGGTGAGCGTTTTCACGCGCGCCCCTTGGGAAGCGGCAACTCATCGTCGAGCAAGAGGTCTGGCAAGACCGCCTCGAGATCGCCGAGCAGCGGCAACGACGCGCGGGCAAGATCGGCGTCACGCAGATCGATCGCCGCACTGAGCACGCACTCGCCGAATTCGGGCCCCTGCACGATGATCTCGCCGCGCGGGTCGATGACGCACGAGGACCCGGTCATGCCTTTGCCGCCCTCGAATCCGGTCAAACCGGCGTAGATCACGAAAACGCCGTGCTCGCTGGCGGCGGCGCGCAGGATCTCGCGCCAGTGCGTGATCGAGGTCAACTCGTGTGCGCCTTCGATTCCCCGCCCGGGCGCCGCGGAAGGCACGAGCAGGATGCGCGCTCCCTTGATCGCAGCGATCGTCGGCATGATCGCATGCCACATGTCTTCGCAAATCAGCATCGCAACGCGGCCGTACCTCGTCTCGAACGTCTGCAACCGCCGTCCACGCGAAAGAAACCGCGCCTCGTCGAACACGCCGTAGGTCGGCAAAAACATCTTGCGATGAACGTGCAGGATCTCGCGGCGCCGCGGACCGGCGCGGACGTACATCGCGCTGTTGTAATACGTTCCGTCGTCGTTCTCGTAGAAACCGCAGCACAGATCCACCTCGCGCTCGCTTCCGGTGCTCTGCCATGCCCGTGCAAGATCGTCGGCAAACCGCTGCGCCGGACGGGCCAGATCGTAGACCGCGCCTTCGAGAAAATAGCCGGTCAGCGCGGCTTCCGGCAACACGATCACATCGGGCGCGCCGCCGTCGGCGCAGATCTGCGCGAAGATCTCGGCGCACTCGGCGAGGTTCTCGTCGTAGCGTCCCTTCGCGGGCTTGACCTGAACGACGCTAATCTGCACCGCCACTGGTAGCCATCTCGACCATTT
This genomic window contains:
- a CDS encoding NAD+ synthase, with protein sequence MKTLTVVRATTDALQLPPSINPEVAARWLVAFLRDEMIERRGIGRAVVGLSGGVDSAVTAYLCARALGAENVYAMRLPYKTSSPESLADAQLVIDDLGINARTIEITAAVDGYLQFEPEADARRRGNVMARTRMVVLFDQSAKLDALPIGTGNKTERLLGYFTWHADDTPPVNPLGDLFKTQVWALARYLGVPQRLVDKAPSADLEADQTDEGDIGITYARADAILAQLLIGYTDDQLVQRGFDRQDVVLVRRRVDSTHWKRHLPTTAMLTNTAINEFYLRPVDY
- a CDS encoding nitrilase-related carbon-nitrogen hydrolase, which produces MAVQISVVQVKPAKGRYDENLAECAEIFAQICADGGAPDVIVLPEAALTGYFLEGAVYDLARPAQRFADDLARAWQSTGSEREVDLCCGFYENDDGTYYNSAMYVRAGPRRREILHVHRKMFLPTYGVFDEARFLSRGRRLQTFETRYGRVAMLICEDMWHAIMPTIAAIKGARILLVPSAAPGRGIEGAHELTSITHWREILRAAASEHGVFVIYAGLTGFEGGKGMTGSSCVIDPRGEIIVQGPEFGECVLSAAIDLRDADLARASLPLLGDLEAVLPDLLLDDELPLPKGRA